One Nonomuraea angiospora DNA segment encodes these proteins:
- a CDS encoding glycoside hydrolase family 36 protein: MPLLVELAGRTVAVEPTGSEPLRRTEGGVVLPPGRVAVLHGLGDALFYRHGQNSWSPCGWRRLSEPPLRIADPRRRTTADDPVWDDPSRHHSSAVAALQGGDGRVLLLGALGLGTPRLAADRDTLAGWYEDDGAPWFLAYGEEEEVFGAYTRALATSLGSRERRAGNVWCSWYAYYEGITEAGLAEDIAALKGLPFDVLQVDDGWEEAVGDWEPNAKFPSGMRALAGRIADAGLTPGLWLAPFIVLPGSRTARERPELLLRDGRGEPVVAGHNWGTGYWALDLSRADALDHVARLIGKVVHEWGFGYLKLDFVNAGAAPGVRQGGIGREQSYRQALELIRRTAGEEVYLLGSGAILLPSLGLLDGLRSGPDVAPMWQNHASDDPSDAMARNAVVNTLHRLWHAPLAEVDPDVVYFRSRLNLLTGRQLGWLRDLANVCGFRAVSDPPGWLSAEELTDLTAYLSAQPAVVRKGRYVFAVDGREVDFGPAVAPGGQLYPIT, translated from the coding sequence ATGCCGCTGCTCGTCGAGCTGGCAGGCCGTACCGTAGCCGTTGAGCCGACCGGCTCCGAGCCACTTCGCAGGACGGAGGGCGGCGTCGTGCTGCCGCCCGGCCGGGTGGCCGTGCTGCACGGCCTCGGCGACGCGCTGTTCTACCGGCACGGGCAGAACTCGTGGAGCCCGTGCGGCTGGCGGCGGCTGTCCGAGCCGCCGCTGCGCATCGCCGACCCGCGCCGCCGCACCACCGCGGACGACCCCGTCTGGGACGACCCGTCCCGCCACCATTCCTCGGCCGTCGCCGCCCTCCAGGGCGGCGACGGGCGGGTCCTGCTGCTCGGCGCGCTCGGCCTCGGCACCCCGCGCCTGGCCGCCGACCGCGACACGCTCGCCGGCTGGTACGAGGACGACGGGGCGCCGTGGTTCCTCGCCTACGGCGAAGAGGAGGAGGTCTTCGGCGCCTACACCCGCGCGCTCGCCACCAGCCTCGGCAGCCGCGAGCGGCGCGCCGGGAACGTCTGGTGCAGCTGGTACGCCTACTACGAGGGCATCACCGAGGCGGGGCTCGCCGAGGACATCGCCGCGCTGAAGGGGCTGCCCTTCGACGTGCTGCAGGTCGACGACGGCTGGGAGGAGGCCGTCGGCGACTGGGAGCCGAACGCCAAGTTCCCGTCCGGGATGCGCGCGCTCGCCGGGCGGATCGCCGACGCCGGGCTGACGCCGGGGCTGTGGCTGGCGCCGTTCATCGTGCTGCCGGGCTCGCGCACCGCCCGCGAGCGGCCCGAGCTGCTGCTGCGGGACGGACGGGGCGAGCCCGTGGTCGCCGGCCACAACTGGGGCACCGGCTACTGGGCGCTGGACCTGTCCCGGGCCGACGCCCTCGACCACGTGGCGCGGCTCATCGGGAAGGTCGTGCACGAGTGGGGCTTCGGCTACCTCAAGCTCGACTTCGTCAACGCGGGCGCCGCCCCCGGCGTACGGCAGGGCGGGATCGGCCGCGAGCAGTCCTACCGGCAGGCGCTGGAGCTGATCCGGCGGACGGCGGGTGAGGAGGTGTACCTGCTGGGCAGCGGCGCGATCCTGCTGCCCTCGCTCGGCCTGCTCGACGGGCTGCGCAGCGGGCCGGACGTGGCGCCGATGTGGCAGAACCACGCCAGCGACGACCCCTCCGACGCGATGGCGCGCAACGCCGTGGTCAACACCCTGCACCGGCTCTGGCACGCGCCGCTGGCCGAGGTCGATCCGGACGTCGTCTACTTCCGCAGCCGCCTCAACCTGCTCACCGGCCGGCAGCTCGGCTGGCTGCGCGACCTGGCGAACGTGTGCGGCTTCCGCGCGGTGTCCGACCCGCCGGGGTGGCTGAGCGCGGAGGAGCTCACGGACCTGACGGCGTACCTGTCGGCCCAGCCCGCCGTCGTGCGGAAGGGCCGGTACGTGTTCGCCGTCGACGGCCGCGAGGTGGACTTCGGCCCGGCCGTCGCCCCCGGCGGGCAGTTGTATCCGATCACCTGA
- a CDS encoding ABC transporter substrate-binding protein — protein MNTTKRAGLALLSLALAGALTACGSGGGQAQDAAAGGKVTIDYWLWDDNQLASYQACAAAFHAANPNITVKITQTAWAQYWQSLTTQLAAGQAPDVWTDHGSYYPQFVGSGQILDIQPFVDRDKVDLTQYQEGLADLWVKDGKRFGLPKDWDTMALVYNGTMLAEQKIKPEEMANLTWNPTDGGTLQQVIAKLTVDENGRDGLDPAFDKNRVKVYGFLPEWADGSQGQNGWGDLAVANGWTYLDKNPWGTRYRYDDPKLAQTIDWYRRLIDKGYAPKFDKQSTLGRDAVLNAGKGAMTFAGSWTINSYLGPDAKQKFALAPMPLGPAGVRKTAINGLSDAIFAGTPHQEEAWKWVKFLGSAGCQDLVAGNAVVFPAIKAAGDKAAAAHQAKGRDVRAYLDPTKTAGGTFLLPITDHGNEVSQIVQDAIQSIVLGQVGTAEGLKKANDQVNALFT, from the coding sequence ATGAACACCACCAAGCGGGCAGGACTGGCGCTGCTGTCGCTGGCGCTCGCGGGCGCGCTGACCGCCTGCGGGTCCGGCGGCGGCCAGGCGCAGGACGCCGCGGCCGGCGGCAAGGTCACGATCGACTACTGGCTCTGGGACGACAACCAGCTCGCGTCGTACCAGGCCTGCGCCGCCGCCTTCCACGCGGCCAACCCGAACATCACCGTCAAGATCACCCAGACGGCGTGGGCCCAGTACTGGCAGAGCCTCACCACCCAGCTCGCCGCCGGCCAGGCCCCGGACGTGTGGACCGACCACGGCTCCTACTACCCGCAGTTCGTCGGCAGCGGGCAGATCCTCGACATCCAGCCGTTCGTCGACCGGGACAAGGTGGACCTGACCCAGTACCAGGAGGGCCTGGCCGACCTGTGGGTGAAGGACGGCAAGCGGTTCGGCCTGCCCAAGGACTGGGACACCATGGCGCTCGTCTACAACGGCACGATGCTCGCCGAGCAGAAGATCAAGCCCGAGGAGATGGCGAACCTCACCTGGAACCCCACCGACGGCGGAACGCTCCAGCAGGTCATCGCCAAGCTCACGGTCGACGAGAACGGGCGCGACGGCCTCGACCCGGCCTTCGACAAGAACCGCGTCAAGGTGTACGGCTTCCTGCCGGAGTGGGCCGACGGGTCCCAGGGCCAGAACGGCTGGGGCGACCTGGCCGTGGCCAACGGGTGGACGTACCTGGACAAGAACCCCTGGGGAACGCGCTACCGGTACGACGACCCCAAGCTCGCCCAGACCATCGACTGGTACAGGCGGCTCATCGACAAGGGGTACGCGCCGAAGTTCGACAAGCAGTCCACCCTGGGCAGGGACGCGGTACTCAACGCCGGCAAGGGCGCGATGACCTTCGCCGGATCGTGGACGATCAACTCCTACCTGGGCCCGGACGCCAAGCAGAAGTTCGCGCTCGCCCCGATGCCCCTGGGCCCGGCCGGCGTGCGCAAGACCGCCATCAACGGCCTGTCCGACGCGATCTTCGCCGGCACTCCGCACCAGGAGGAGGCCTGGAAGTGGGTGAAGTTCCTCGGCTCGGCCGGCTGCCAGGACCTCGTCGCCGGCAACGCCGTCGTGTTCCCCGCGATCAAGGCGGCCGGCGACAAGGCCGCGGCCGCCCACCAGGCCAAGGGCCGCGACGTGCGCGCCTACCTCGACCCGACGAAGACGGCCGGCGGCACGTTCCTGCTGCCCATCACCGACCACGGCAATGAGGTGAGCCAGATCGTGCAGGACGCCATCCAGTCGATCGTCCTCGGCCAGGTCGGCACCGCCGAGGGCCTGAAGAAGGCCAACGACCAGGTCAACGCGCTCTTCACCTGA
- a CDS encoding ROK family transcriptional regulator has product MTEQVTTGTLVTTGTDVTRMRELNALSIVRALRGNPPSTVTELATRAGLSRPGTDVIVQGLVADGWLTVVEPDGSSVVGRPARRYRFNAGAGHVLGVDVGAHKVLAMLADLDGAVTCTTRLPVDPDADPAARLTVVDAAVEECLAESGLRPEDIWAITVGVTGPVDASGRTTLFTPLPGWETVNPAEHLAARFSCPIQVENDCKLAALAERWQGAARDADDIVYLLAGMRTGAGLIIDGTLRRGYGGAAGEIGALRAVRWLAAPSHLENCASLPKGIDTDDAAAWVFNAARSGDKAARTAVRRYTRDLAVGTAALVLTLDPQVVVFGGGFSRSADLILDQLARELRRTCLRVPEIRASTLGDESVALGALRLALNEVDARLFGAGLLAPVAPRA; this is encoded by the coding sequence GTGACGGAGCAGGTCACGACCGGGACGCTGGTCACGACCGGGACGGACGTGACCAGGATGCGGGAGCTCAACGCGCTCTCCATCGTCCGGGCGCTGCGGGGCAACCCGCCGTCCACCGTCACGGAGCTGGCCACCCGCGCCGGGCTGTCGCGGCCCGGGACGGACGTCATCGTGCAGGGCCTGGTCGCCGACGGCTGGCTCACCGTCGTCGAGCCCGACGGCAGCAGCGTCGTCGGGCGCCCCGCCCGGCGCTACCGGTTCAACGCCGGAGCGGGGCACGTGCTCGGCGTCGACGTCGGCGCGCACAAGGTGCTGGCCATGCTCGCCGACCTCGACGGCGCCGTCACGTGCACCACCCGGCTGCCGGTCGATCCCGACGCCGACCCGGCGGCGCGGCTCACCGTCGTCGACGCCGCCGTCGAGGAGTGCCTGGCCGAGTCCGGCCTGCGCCCGGAGGACATCTGGGCGATCACCGTCGGCGTGACCGGGCCGGTCGACGCCAGCGGCCGTACGACGCTGTTCACGCCGCTGCCCGGGTGGGAGACGGTGAACCCGGCCGAGCACCTGGCCGCCCGCTTCTCCTGCCCGATCCAGGTGGAGAACGACTGCAAGCTCGCCGCGCTCGCCGAGCGCTGGCAGGGGGCGGCCCGCGACGCCGACGACATCGTCTACCTGCTGGCGGGCATGCGCACCGGCGCCGGCCTGATCATCGACGGCACGCTGCGCCGCGGCTACGGCGGCGCGGCCGGCGAGATCGGCGCGCTGCGCGCCGTCCGCTGGCTCGCCGCGCCCTCCCACCTGGAGAACTGCGCCAGCCTGCCCAAGGGCATCGACACCGACGACGCGGCCGCGTGGGTGTTCAACGCCGCCCGCTCCGGGGACAAGGCGGCCAGGACCGCCGTCCGCCGCTACACCCGCGACCTCGCCGTCGGCACCGCCGCGCTGGTCCTCACCCTCGACCCGCAGGTCGTCGTCTTCGGCGGCGGCTTCTCCCGCTCCGCCGACCTCATCCTCGACCAGCTGGCCCGCGAGCTGCGCCGCACCTGCCTGCGCGTCCCGGAGATCCGCGCCTCCACCCTCGGCGACGAGAGCGTCGCGCTGGGCGCGCTGCGCCTGGCCCTCAACGAGGTGGACGCCCGCCTCTTCGGCGCGGGCCTGCTCGCGCCGGTCGCTCCGCGCGCCTGA
- a CDS encoding carbohydrate ABC transporter permease, which yields MRRIANIGRLPAWAVLAVALVLTLFPFYWMVRTALTPAADLYTDSGALFPRHPTTVNFLRILGLTSQEEARAAGGSGARIDFARYLLNSVVYTGLIATAQTFFCAMAGYAFARLRFPGRELVFGVVIAALLVPPVFTLLPNFVLVKNLGLVGTFAGMVAPTLLMTPFAVFFLRQFFLSIPRDVEEAARLDGNGPWGVFWRIVLPMSRGPLITIGLTTTVWAWKDYLWPLLVGREEQTRVLTVALGVFLQQSPNTRPDWTGLMAGSTLSVLPVLLLLIFLGRRLVQSLNFSGIK from the coding sequence TTGCGGCGCATCGCGAACATCGGCCGGCTGCCGGCCTGGGCCGTCCTGGCCGTGGCCCTCGTGCTCACCCTGTTCCCCTTCTACTGGATGGTCCGTACGGCGCTCACCCCGGCCGCCGACCTCTACACCGACAGCGGCGCCCTGTTCCCGCGGCACCCGACGACGGTGAACTTCCTGCGCATCCTCGGGCTCACCAGTCAGGAGGAGGCCCGCGCGGCGGGCGGGTCGGGCGCGCGGATCGACTTCGCCCGCTACCTGCTGAACTCGGTCGTCTACACCGGCCTCATCGCGACGGCGCAGACGTTCTTCTGCGCGATGGCCGGGTACGCGTTCGCCCGGCTGCGCTTCCCCGGGCGCGAGCTCGTCTTCGGCGTCGTGATCGCCGCGCTCCTGGTGCCGCCGGTCTTCACCCTGCTGCCCAACTTCGTGCTGGTGAAGAACCTCGGCCTGGTCGGCACGTTCGCCGGGATGGTGGCCCCGACGCTCCTGATGACCCCGTTCGCGGTCTTCTTCCTGCGGCAGTTCTTCCTGTCCATCCCGCGCGACGTGGAGGAGGCGGCCCGGCTGGACGGCAACGGCCCGTGGGGCGTGTTCTGGCGCATCGTGCTGCCGATGAGCCGCGGGCCGCTGATCACCATCGGGCTCACCACGACGGTGTGGGCGTGGAAGGACTACCTGTGGCCGCTGCTGGTCGGGCGCGAGGAGCAGACCCGCGTCCTCACCGTCGCCCTCGGGGTCTTCCTGCAGCAGTCGCCCAACACCCGCCCCGACTGGACCGGGCTCATGGCCGGCTCGACCCTCTCGGTGCTGCCGGTCCTGCTGCTGCTGATCTTCCTCGGCCGGCGGCTGGTCCAGTCCCTCAACTTCTCCGGAATCAAATAA
- a CDS encoding fibronectin type III domain-containing protein → MPALVPPPRRRRRAVLAALAAVALALFPAAPAWALAPVPGGVPPRPPAPATPDPSLQAHPLASAPAPLDNPLKGFARFYWPGSDQSTGYPHSLTWSYFGLSEVMTDPADCSTYDWSILDDALNETASYGNQAAVRFYLEYPGGSGTHPGNAIPRCFDGHVTYRTNTYWGTTSPDYDSPYLLGALSDFIAAFGARYDGDPRIGFIHLGLVGLWGEWHTWPFDTDTSGDTYPNFMPTDAHAAQLLQAYDDAFDRTKLEMRYPDSAAGAGTNRDIGYHDDSFCYREGSPPAGVTLPRSLGGAGYAQLQRALDAGAENKWITASMGGEVRPEIQSSAFASWPGGSGQVDNMKACIELEHTTWKINEQSQSYAPGDPNVAAAVRLMGYDLTVDNAYFKNTANGTTNVGVRIRNNGVAPFYYPWTVTLGLRNGSGTVVRTFDTPWDLRTVMPLKIRAFPDWGAGPDPAYLDYGYPQYFQTGVNLSGVPAGGYQWVLRVKNPLETVSANAKRLRFANATQGADGWLGLGPVTVGAGGGTDTTAPTAPTGLTSPSRTTTSAALSWTASTDDVGVAGYRIYRGAAQVGTSATTSYTDTGLSPATSYTYTVKAYDAAGNTSAASAPVTVVTLPSPAGGLVLDDFDGDPAYPSAARNDLGRWTGGNCFLNGGGSGAVSGGALGLRYDNCGWFGSDVNTDLSAYTHLVVRIKGAAGGEQAHFNLGLGGASKVFGDFTLDGGGHPAVTTAYQDIRIPLAANGIDRASPGQLAMGFWYGGNSTITIDSLSFQ, encoded by the coding sequence ATGCCTGCCCTTGTGCCGCCACCCCGGCGGCGTCGCCGCGCCGTCCTCGCGGCCCTCGCCGCCGTCGCGCTGGCCCTGTTCCCGGCCGCCCCGGCGTGGGCGCTCGCGCCGGTCCCGGGCGGGGTGCCGCCCCGGCCGCCGGCCCCCGCCACGCCCGATCCGTCGCTCCAGGCGCATCCGCTGGCGTCCGCGCCCGCGCCGCTGGACAACCCGCTCAAGGGGTTCGCCCGCTTCTACTGGCCCGGGAGCGACCAGAGCACCGGCTACCCGCACTCCCTCACATGGAGCTATTTCGGCCTGTCAGAGGTGATGACCGATCCGGCCGACTGCTCCACCTACGACTGGTCGATCCTGGACGACGCGCTGAACGAGACCGCCTCGTACGGCAACCAGGCGGCCGTGCGCTTCTACCTGGAGTATCCCGGCGGCTCCGGGACCCACCCGGGCAACGCCATCCCGCGCTGCTTCGACGGGCACGTCACGTACCGGACCAACACCTACTGGGGCACCACCAGCCCGGACTACGACAGCCCCTACCTGCTCGGCGCGCTGAGCGACTTCATCGCGGCGTTCGGCGCCCGCTACGACGGCGACCCGCGCATCGGGTTCATCCACCTGGGGCTGGTCGGGCTGTGGGGCGAGTGGCACACCTGGCCGTTCGACACCGACACCAGCGGCGACACCTATCCGAACTTCATGCCGACCGACGCGCACGCCGCGCAACTCCTCCAGGCGTACGACGACGCCTTCGACAGGACCAAGCTGGAGATGCGCTACCCCGACTCGGCCGCCGGCGCGGGGACGAACCGGGACATCGGCTACCACGACGATTCCTTCTGCTACCGGGAAGGCTCGCCGCCGGCCGGCGTCACGCTGCCGCGCTCGCTCGGCGGGGCCGGCTACGCCCAGCTCCAGCGGGCCCTCGACGCGGGCGCGGAGAACAAGTGGATCACCGCGTCGATGGGCGGGGAGGTCCGGCCCGAGATCCAGTCCTCGGCGTTCGCGTCCTGGCCCGGCGGCTCGGGGCAGGTCGACAACATGAAGGCGTGCATCGAGCTGGAGCACACCACCTGGAAGATCAACGAGCAGAGCCAGAGCTACGCGCCGGGAGACCCCAACGTCGCGGCCGCCGTCCGGCTCATGGGTTACGACCTCACCGTCGACAACGCCTACTTCAAGAACACCGCGAACGGCACCACGAACGTGGGCGTGCGGATCCGCAACAACGGCGTGGCCCCGTTCTACTACCCGTGGACGGTCACCCTCGGCCTGCGGAACGGCTCCGGGACCGTGGTCAGGACCTTCGACACGCCCTGGGACCTGCGCACGGTCATGCCGCTGAAGATCCGCGCGTTCCCCGACTGGGGCGCGGGACCGGACCCCGCCTACCTCGACTACGGCTACCCGCAGTACTTCCAGACCGGCGTGAACCTCTCCGGCGTGCCCGCCGGCGGCTACCAATGGGTCCTGCGGGTGAAGAACCCCCTGGAAACCGTGTCCGCGAACGCCAAGAGGCTCCGTTTCGCCAACGCAACCCAGGGCGCCGACGGCTGGCTCGGCCTCGGCCCGGTCACCGTCGGCGCCGGCGGCGGCACGGACACCACGGCGCCCACCGCGCCCACCGGGCTGACCTCCCCGTCGCGCACCACGACCTCGGCCGCCCTGTCCTGGACGGCGTCCACCGACGACGTCGGAGTGGCCGGATACCGGATCTACCGCGGCGCCGCCCAGGTCGGGACCTCGGCGACGACCTCCTACACCGACACCGGGCTGAGCCCCGCGACCTCCTACACCTACACCGTGAAGGCGTACGACGCCGCGGGCAACACCTCCGCCGCGTCGGCCCCCGTCACCGTCGTCACCCTGCCATCGCCGGCCGGGGGGCTGGTCCTGGACGACTTCGACGGCGATCCGGCGTACCCGTCCGCCGCGCGCAACGACCTCGGCCGGTGGACCGGCGGCAACTGCTTCCTCAACGGCGGCGGCTCCGGCGCCGTGTCCGGCGGGGCACTCGGCCTGCGCTACGACAACTGCGGCTGGTTCGGCAGCGACGTCAACACCGATCTGTCCGCGTACACCCATCTCGTCGTGCGGATCAAGGGCGCGGCGGGGGGCGAGCAGGCCCACTTCAACCTCGGCCTCGGCGGGGCGAGCAAGGTCTTCGGCGACTTCACGCTCGACGGAGGGGGCCATCCGGCCGTCACCACGGCGTACCAGGACATCAGGATCCCGCTGGCGGCCAACGGGATCGACCGGGCGTCCCCCGGGCAGCTCGCGATGGGCTTCTGGTACGGCGGGAACAGCACCATCACCATCGACTCCCTCTCGTTCCAGTGA
- a CDS encoding carbohydrate ABC transporter permease, whose amino-acid sequence MRTAERSQVAEPGDDAGADAHRRRRARPRDDRRAAWLFLIPALAGFVIFYGYPTVRGIWYSLTDYNLLSAPAFVGGDNYARLVRDPQFWHSLAVTVYYVVVNIGSQLLLGLLLAALMHRLTRSVALRAMLLLPWLVPNVTVGLIWIWLLDADLGFVNHLLKALDLGTVGFFVSPEWAMPTIGMVNTWAYTGYTALLLYAGMLQIPPHLYESAALDGAGELRMFRSVTLPMLRPVLALVLVVSLIGSFQIFDTVAVAARGGGASSAIRVIYYFIYQHAFQYFHMGYASAAALLLALVLGVLTVVQMRLLRASRSDLA is encoded by the coding sequence ATGCGGACCGCGGAACGGTCGCAGGTCGCCGAGCCGGGCGACGATGCCGGCGCCGATGCCCACCGGCGAAGACGGGCCCGGCCGCGCGACGACCGCCGGGCGGCGTGGCTCTTCCTGATCCCCGCGCTCGCCGGCTTCGTGATCTTCTACGGCTACCCGACCGTCCGCGGGATCTGGTACTCCCTGACCGACTACAACCTGCTCAGCGCCCCCGCCTTCGTCGGCGGGGACAACTACGCCCGGCTCGTGCGGGACCCCCAGTTCTGGCACTCGCTCGCGGTCACCGTCTACTACGTCGTCGTCAACATCGGCTCGCAGCTGCTGCTCGGGCTGCTCCTGGCCGCGCTCATGCACCGCCTCACCCGGTCGGTGGCGCTGCGCGCGATGCTGCTGCTGCCGTGGCTGGTGCCGAACGTCACCGTCGGCCTGATCTGGATCTGGCTGCTCGACGCCGACCTCGGCTTCGTCAACCACCTGCTCAAGGCGCTCGACCTCGGCACGGTCGGCTTCTTCGTCTCACCCGAGTGGGCCATGCCGACGATCGGGATGGTCAACACCTGGGCGTACACCGGCTACACCGCGCTCCTGCTCTACGCCGGCATGCTGCAGATCCCGCCCCACCTGTACGAGAGCGCCGCCCTCGACGGCGCCGGCGAGCTGCGCATGTTCCGCTCGGTCACGCTGCCGATGCTGCGGCCCGTCCTCGCCCTGGTGCTGGTGGTGTCGCTGATCGGCTCGTTCCAGATCTTCGACACGGTCGCGGTGGCGGCGCGCGGCGGCGGCGCGAGCAGCGCGATCAGGGTCATCTACTACTTCATCTACCAGCACGCCTTCCAGTACTTCCACATGGGCTACGCCTCGGCGGCGGCACTCCTGCTCGCGCTCGTCCTCGGCGTGCTCACGGTCGTGCAGATGCGGCTGCTGCGGGCGTCCCGCTCGGACCTGGCCTGA